The Neorhizobium sp. NCHU2750 genome contains the following window.
CAGAAGGCCGAAGCCCGTTCGCATTGGGCCGGTTCCGGCGACAAGGCGACGGAAACGATCTGGTTCGAACTCAAGGAAAAGTTCGGCGCCAGCGAATTCCTCGGCTACGACACGGAAAAGGCCGAAGGCGTCGTCCAGGCGATCGTCAAGGACGGCAAGGCGGTCGATAGCGCCGCAGCCGGCGACGAAGTCCAGATCGTCGTCAACCAGACGCCGTTCTACGGCGAATCCGGCGGCCAGATGGGCGATACCGGCGTGATCGCCACGGACAATGCCAAGGTCTCGGTTACCGATACCCAGAAGAAGGGCGAGGGCCTGTTCGTTCACGTCGCCAAGGTCAGCGAAGGCGGCCTCAAGGTCGGTGATGCGGTTATCCTGACGGTCGACCATGCACGCCGCTCGCGCCTGCGCTCGAACCACTCGGCGACCCACCTGCTGCATGAGGCGATGCGCGAAGTGCTCGGCACCCACGTGGCCCAGAAGGGTTCGCTGGTCGCGCCTGAACGCCTGCGTTTCGACGTCTCGCATCCGAAGCCGATGACGGCGGAAGAACTGCAGCGCGTCGAGGACATGGCCAATGCCATTATCCTGCAGAATGCCAAGGTCACCACCCGGTTGATGAGCGTCGATGATGCGATCGCCGAAGGGGCCATGGCGCTGTTCGGTGAAAAATATGGCGATGAAGTTCGCGTCGTGTCGATGGGCACCGCGATCGACGGCGAAAAGGCCGGCAGGCCCTATTCGATCGAACTCTGCGGCGGCACCCACGTGTCTGCGACCGGTGATATCGGTCTTGTCCGGGTCCTGTCGGAAAGCGCAGTGGGCGCAGGCGTGCGTCGCCTCGAAGCCGTCACCGGCGAGGCTGCCCGTGCCTACCTCTCCGAGCAGGATGATCGCGTCAAGACCCTCGCCGGTGCGCTGAAGGTACAGCCCGTCGATGTCGTCTCCCGCGTCGAAGCGCTGCTCGACGAGCGCCGCAAGCTCGAGAAGGAACTCGCCGATGCCAAGCGCCGTCTCGCCATGGGTGGCGGTCAGGGCGGTACAGCCACCGACATTCGCGATGTGGCCGGCGTCAAGTTCATGGGCCGTGCGCTGCCCGGCATCGATGCCAAGGACCTGAAGGGCCTGGCCGATGAAGGCAAGGCGTCGCTCGGTTCGGGCGTCGTCACGCTGATCGGCGTGTCCGAAGATGGCAAGGCGAGTGCCGTTGTGGCCGTCACCGAAGATCTGATCGGCCGCTTCAGCGCCGTCGATCTGGTGCGCATCGCCTCCGCCGCACTTGGCGGCAAGGGTGGTGGCGGTCGTCCGGACATGGCCCAGGCGGGCGGCCCGGATGGCGCCAAGGCCGAGGAGGCGATCGAGGCGGTGGCTGCCGCACTCGGCGCCTGAGAAACACAGTCAAAAGCGGGCTCTGCCCGCTTTTGCATTTTGATGGACGAATAGAGGTTGTTGCGCATGGGCATGAATGCCGGCATCGCGGATGAACTGGACGAGACCGTCGAAGGACTTGCCCCGGCACTGTTTGCCGATGCGCCGAGTTCGGTCTCCTTCAACAAGCTGCGCAAGCGGTTGCTGCGACAGGTGCGTCAGGCCTTTGAGGATTTCGGCATGCTGAAGGGTCAGGAGCGCTGGCTCGTCGGCCTGTCGGGCGGCAAGGACAGCTATTCGCTCCTCGCCGTGCTGCTCGATCTCAAGTGGCGCGGGCTGCTGCCGGTCGAACTCATCGCCTGCAATCTCGATCAGGGCCAACCGAATTTCCCAAAGCACATCCTGCCGGATTATCTTGCCTCGATCGGCGTGAAGCATCGGATCGAATATCGCGACACCTATTCGATCGTGAAGGAAAAGGTGCCGTCGGGCGCCACCTATTGCTCGCTCTGTTCCAGGCTGCGCCGCGGCAATCTTTACCGCGTGGCGCGGGAGGAGGGCTGTCAGGCGCTCGTCCTCGGCCATCACCGGGAAGATATTCTCGAAACCTTCTTTATGAATTTCTTCCATGGCGGTCGGCTGGCCGGCATGCCGGCCAAGCTGTTGAACGACGAGGGCGACCTGATGGTGCTCCGTCCACTTGCCTATTGCGCCGAAGACGATCTGGCGAAATTTGCCGCCGCCATGGAGTTTCCCATCATCCCCTGCGACCTCTGCGGCTCGCAGGACGGCTTGCAGCGCAATGCGATGAAGCAGATGCTCGCCGATATCGAGACGCGTATGCCCGGCCGCAAGGATACGATGCTGCGCGCACTTGCCCATGTGAACCCGTCCCATCTTCTTGATCCGAAACTTTTTGATTTCTCCGGCCTGATGGCCGCTCCCGCCGACTGATCTCCCCCAGGCTGATCTCCTATCGTCACATACGGATTGGATTGAAAATGACCTTGCCGCTCGATGTCACCAGACTCGCCGATCTTCTGAAACAGGCGGCAAAGGCGGAAATCCTGCCGCGCTTTCGCCGGCTTGGCGGCAATGATGTGCGCTCCAAGAGCGAGCCCTCCGACCTTGTGACGGAGGCGGACGAGGCGGCCGAGCGGCTGATCCGCCGCGAGATTGCAACGCTCGCACCCGGTGCGCTTTTCATCGGCGAGGAATCGGTTGCTGCCGATCCGACGCTTCTCGAAAAACTGGGCGATGCCGACTTTGCCGTCGTCGTCGATCCGATCGACGGCACCTTCAACTACGCCTCCGGCATTCCGGCTTTCGGCGTCATGGCGGCGGTTGTCTATAAGGGCGAGACCGTTGCCGGCATCATTTACGACCCGATGGGTGACGATTGGGTCATGGCCGAAAAGGGCGCAGGCGCCTATCTGCGCCGGCCGGATGGCGATGCGGTCAAGCTCCATGTCGCCGCCCCGCAGCCGCTTGGCGAGATGATCGGCATGGCATCGGCCGGCTATTTTTTCGGCACCACCCGCGAACAGATTCTCGCCAATCTCGCCAAGGTCAGGCTTTTCGCCAGCTACCGCTGCGCGGCACATGAATACCGCACCTTCGCCAGCGGCCACGTGCAGTTCGCGCTCTACAACAAGCTCATGCCCTGGGATCACCTGGCAGGGACTTTGATCAGCACCGAAGCGGGCGGCTATGTCCGCCGGCTGGATGGCTCGGTCTATTTGCCGCACCATGTCGACGGCGGCCTGCTGGTCGCAACCGACGAGGACAGCTGGAAGACCCTGCGTCGCGAGATCATCGGCTGACATCTCCGGCGAAAGATGCTGCCGCCGGCACCAGACCGGGATGCACAGAGACGAAAAAAGCCCGGCATGACCGGGCTTTTTCTCAAGAGGCATTGAGGCCGCTCAATTGGCGAGGATTGCCTTCGGCTTGAACTGGCCACCATCGCGTAGTTCGAAGATCTGGTAGACCTGCGGGTTGCGAAGCGGCTCCTCGTTCTCGTCATGCTCCAGGTTCTGTTCGGAAACATAGGCGACATATTCGCTGTCGTCGTTTTCCGCGAGGAGATGATAGAAGGGCTGGTCCTTGCTCGGACGTATCTCGATCGGAATCGAGTTCCACCATTCGTCAGTATTGGCAAATTCCGGATCAACGTCGAATATGACGCCACGGAACGGAAATACCTTGTGACGGACGACTTCCCCGATCATGAACTTTGCGTGTCTCTGTTTCATGGCGTGATGTCCTTTCGCAACATCATGTGGGAATGAAACTCTCAAACATCAAGATCTAGCCGGTTTGTGGCCCGCATCCGCATCCCGGCGACCTTTGACGCCTTTCCCTTTCAAAGAAGCAAGAACCACGCCACCCAGAACCAGCACGATACCGAGTGCATGATAGGGTTCGAAGGTTTCGCCAAGAAACAGCACGGCCATGACGATCGAAACCGGCGGCATCAGGTAGAGCGTCACGCCGGCGGTCGCCGGGCCGAACACCCTGACCACGTGCTGGAAGCAGAAGAAGGCGGCGAGCGAAGCAAAAGCGACCATGCCGGCGATCTTCCACCACGCGGAGGCAGAGCTCGGTACAGCGCCTCCGCTCAAGAATTCGGCAAGAGAGGGCGGCAGGAGCACGATCGTGCCGGAGAACGCGATGATGCCGAAAAGCGCTAGCGGCCTCAGTTCCTGCAGATGCGGGTTCTTCAACAGGATGGAATAGATCGCAAAGCAGATCGCCGCGATCAGGATGCCGAGATCGCCGATATTGAATTTGAGGTGCAGCAGAGCCACCGGATCCCCATGCACGACGATGTAGATCACGCCGGCAAAGGCCACGACCATGCCTGCAAGTTCGCGGCCGCTGACCGACCTGCCGCTGAACATCCACTGGAACAGGATGATGAAGAGCGGCGATGTCGTGTAGATCAGCGTGCCGTTTGCCGCACTCGTATAGGTCAGCGACCAGTAGACGAGCCCGCCGCAGACCCCCATGCCGAGCCCTCCGAGCAGCAGCCAGAGCCAGAAATGATTGCGCACAAAGGCAAAGCTGGCCCGCCTGTCCATAACGATGAACGGCAGCATGACCAGTGTCGAGCCCGCCCAGCGCAGGAATGCTGTCGTGTAGGGCGCAACATCACCGATGATGCCGCGACCGAAGATGATGTTGCTGGCAAAGAAAATCGGAACCAGGGAAAAAATGAACCAGTCGAGCGCACCGCCCGAGCCGGCCTTTGATTGAACGGCCATAATGTACCAACGGATAAAATAGGGCCGCATTCGATCAGAGTCAGGCGGCCTTGACGTCTCCAAAAGAAAAAACGGCGGGGTGCCCCGCCGTTTCCAGATGCGGAAAGACCGCATGGCTGTGATAGAATGCGGCCGGTCAGGCCGAATAATACATGTCGAACTCGACCGGGTGAGGCGTCATTTCGAAGCGCATCACTTCGGTCATCTTCAGTTCGATATAGGCATCGATCTGGTCGTCGTCGAACACGCCGCCGGCGGTCAGGAACTTGCGGTCCTTGTCGAGGCTTTCCAGCGCTTCGCGAAGCGATCCGCAGACGGTCGGGATCTTCTTCAATTCCTTCGGCGGCAGGTCGTAAAGATCCTTGTCCATCGCCTTGCCGGGATGGATCTTGTTTTTGATCCCGTCGAGGCCGGCCATCAGCATGGCGGCAAAACCGAGATAGGGGTTCTGCGCCGGATCAGGGAACCGCACTTCGACGCGCTTCGCCTTCGGGCCGGAACCGAACGGAATGCGGCAGGAGGCCGAGCGGTTGCGTGCTGAATAGGCAAGCAGAACCGGGGCTTCATAGCCGGGTACGAGGCGCTTGTAGGAATTGGTCGTCGGGTTGGTGAAGGCGTTGATCGCCTTGGCATGCTTGATGATGCCGCCGATATAATAGAGGCAGCTTTCCGACAGGCCGGCATATTCGTCGCCGGCGAATGTCGGTTTACCGTCCTTCCAGATCGACTGATGCACGTGCATGCCCGAACCGTTATCGCCGAAAACCGGCTTCGGCATGAAGGTTGCGGTCTTGCCATAGGCATTGGCGACCTGATGCACGACATATTTGTAGATCTGCATCTTGTCGGCATTGCGCACCAGCGTATCGAACTTGACGCCGAGTTCGTGCTGGGCCGAAGCCACTTCATGGTGATGCTTCTCGACCACGACCCCCATTTCGGTGAGCACGGTCAGCATTTCCGAGCGCATGTCCTGCAGGCTGTCGACCGGCGGTACCGGGAAATAGCCGCCCTTGACGCGCGGACGATGGCCGAGGTTGCCGGTTTCGTAATCCGTGTCGTCATTGGACGGCAGTTCGGACGAATCGAGCTTGAACCCGGTATTGTAGGGGTCGGCCTTGTACTTCACGTCGTCGAACACGAAGAATTCCGGCTCCGGGCCGACGAATACCGTGTCGCCGATACCGGATGCTTTCAGATAGGCTTCCGCCTTCTTGGCCGTGCCGCGCGGATCGCGGTTATAGGCTTCGCCCGAGATCGGATCGAGGATGTCGCAGAATACGACCATCGTCGACTGGGCGAAAAAAGGATCCATGTGAACAGTGACGGGGTCCGGCATGAGAACCATGTCGGACTCGTTGATCGCCTTCCAGCCGGCAATCGAGGAACCGTCGAACATCACGCCGTCTGCAAACATGTCCTCATCGACGGCGGAAATATCCATCGTCACGTGCTGCAGCTTGCCGCGTGGGTCGGTAAAGCGAAGGTCAACGAACTTGACGTCGTTTTCCTTGATTTGTTTCATGATTTCGCTTGCGCTCGTCATAACAAGTTCCTCGATTTGAGTGACGATATAACAGTCACGCCGAGCCAGCTTAGATCGCGTCTACACCCGTTTCGCCTGTGCGGATACGGATGACCTCCTCGACGTTCGACACGAATATCTTGCCGTCGCCGATCCGTCCAGTCTGTGCCGCATTTCGAATGGCTTCGATTACGGCTTCCGCATTCTCGTCTGCAAGTACAACCTCGACCTTCACCTTGGGCAGGAAGTCCACGACATATTCTGCGCCGCGGTAAAGTTCGGTATGGCCCTTCTGGCGGCCGAAACCCTTGGCTTCGGTTACCGTAATGCCCTGCAGGCCGACTTCCTGAAGGGCTTCCTTCACTTCGTCGAGCTTGAAGGGTTTAATGATCGCTTCGATCTTCTTCATGAGAAACTATCTCTCCGCTTCTCCCCATGCGCAGACCCCAAGGCCCGCTCGCCCATGCCAATGCAGATATCGTGCCAAACTAATATCCACCCTCCAAAAGGATATCCTCATTTTGCACGGTTTCCTCCGCGTTTCCATGCCGCATGGCACGAATACGGGGGCACCAATGAGGAATTCCATGCGAAATGACGCCGCACTGCCCAGTTTTGTGACAAAACTGCGAAAAATTGTCCACCCTTCGAAAGGTCATGAGAGGGAGTACAAAATATGCATTTGCATATAATATAATCAGTAACTGTGAAATCTGACGACTTGCGTTTCGATCGATGCTGGGCTCAACATGCGCCATGCTCATGACCTCGTCACCCACACTGCTCACTCCTTTGGAAATGGCCGAAGCCGATCGATTGGCTGCTCAATCCGGAATTCCCTCCTTCGAGCTGATGCTTCGTGCCGGCCATGCCGTCGCAGCCGCAGCACTCGCGCATTTCCCTGGGGCCTTGCGCTTCGCCGTATTGTGCGGGCCGGGCAACAATGGCGGTGATGGCTATGTTGCGGCAAAGGCGCTGGCAGAGTCGGGCGCCACGCTCGATGTTTTCGCTCTCGGCGAAACCGCCGCATTGAAAGGCGATGCTAAATCCGCCTTCGACATGTGGGGAAGGGGTGCGACACCGCTCGATGCCTATGATCCTAGACCGGGAGACGTCGTCATCGACGCCCTGTTTGGCGCCGGCCTGTCCCGACCGGTATCCGATCCGGTCAGGCGGCTTATCGCCGATGTCACGGGCGCCGGCCTGCCTGTGCTGGCGGTAGACCTGCCATCGGGCCTCTGCGGCCTGAGCGGCCGCCCGCTTGGCGCAGCCTTCAACGCAAGGCGCACCATTACTTTCATGGCACGAAAGCCCGGCCATCTGCTTCTCCCCGGCCGGTCCCTCTGCGGTGACATGGAGGTTGTCGATATCGGCATCCCGCGGCGGCTCATGCAGGCTGCAGCCGGCAGAGTTTCGGAGAACCGACCCGACCTTTGGCGTAATGAGCTGCCGGTGGCAGGCCCCGATACGCATAAATACCGGCGCGGCCATCTCGTCTGCTTTTCCGGTGAAGCGTCAAAAACCGGCGCCGCCCGGCTTTCGGCGCAGGCGGCCCTCAAATGCGGGGCCGGGCTCGTGACGCTCGCATCTCCCGCCGACGCGCTGGAAATCAACGCGGCGCATCTAACGGCGGTAATGCTCCGGGAAATCGACAGCAAGGCCGATCTCGACGAATGGCTCGCCGATGGCAGGCTGTCGACCTTCGTCCTCGGCCCGGGTTTCGGCATTGGCGGAAAGGCGAGGGGGTTTGCCCTGGCCCTTTCCGGCAAGACGCTCGTGCTCGATGCCGACGGCATAACCTCGTTCAAGGACGACCGCGATGCGCTGTTTGCAGCCTTTGCCGGCGGCGAGCCGCATCTCGTGCTGACGCCCCACGAAGGCGAATTCTCTAGGCTGTTTCCCGACCTCGCCGCCGATGACAGCCTCGGCAAGGTCGAAAAGGCGCTGGAGGCAGCAAGGCGGGCCAATGCCGCCGTCGTTTACAAGGGAGCGGATACGGTCATCGCAGCACCCGATGGTCGCGCCGCAATCAATACCAACGGCCCGCCATGGCTCGCCACCGCCGGATCAGGAGATGTGCTGGCCGGCATTGTCGGCGCATTGTCGGCGCAGGGCATGCCGGCCTTCGAAGCCGCCGCAGCCGGCGTCTATATCCACGCCGAAGCCGCCAATATGGCCGGCCCCGGAATGACGGCGGAAGATCTTGCAGACCATGTCGGCAAGGCCATGGCCGCGACGGTGACCGGCCACTAGCCTTTGTTCACAAGATCCTGCATCGCCATCGCTCCCTGAGGCGCATTGACCTTGCCCTCATGGATGAAGAAGGCAAACACGTCGCGCGGCGTCCGGCTGACGTTACGGGCATCATCGACCAGCGGCAGGTCCCCCGGCACTCTGCCTTCCGCCCATGTCTTGAGCCGCGCGGCCCAGGCATTCATGTCGGTATCGGCATAACAGGTCGCAATGTCGTCCGATCCCTTCTGCAGCCGGGCATAGACGAAATCGGCAGTCACGTCGGCAATCATCGGATAGTCGAAATGCTCCGCACAGACCGGCGCGACATTGTATTTTTCGATGAGCGCCACGAATTCTGGCACCTTGAAGGAGTCGTGCCGCACTTCGACGACGTGGCGCAGCGGCAGGCCCTCAAGCGCCTCAGGCAGAAGCTTCAGGAACGCCTCGAAATCGTCAGGCTCGAATTTCTTGGTCGGCGCAAACTGCCACAGAAGCGGGCCGAGATGGTCGCCGAGTTCGACAAGGCCCTGGTTGAGAAATTTCCCGATCGACTCTTCGGCCTCGGCCAGAACCTTTCGGTTGGTTGTGAAGCGGCTGGCCTTCAGTGAGAAGATGAAACCGTCCGGCACTTCCGAGGCCCATTTGGCGAATGTCTCCGGCTTCTGCGAACCGTAATAGGTGCCGTTGACCTCGATGACCGAAAGCTTGCCCGACGCATATTCGAGCTGCCGCTTTTTCGGAAGCTTCTCCGGATAAAACGTGCCTTCCCACGGATCGAAGGTCCAGCCGCCGATGCCGGTGCGGATCTTGCCGCTCTTGCTCATCTACCCCTCCCTGATCTGCCGTCTCGCAAGCGGTGGCCTATTCCGCCGCCTGCACCTTTTTCACCGGCCGGCGTTCCAGCAACTCCTTGAGGAAGTGCCCGGTATAGGAGCGCTCCTCCTTGACGATCTGTTCGGGCGTGCCGGTGGCGACCACTTCGCCGCCGCCGGTTCCGCCTTCGGGACCGATATCGATGATCCAGTCGGCCGTCTTGATGACCTCCAGATTGTGTTCGATGACGATAACGGAATTGCCTTGGTTGACCAACTCGTGCAGCATTTCTAGAAGTTTCGCCACGTCATGGAAATGCAGGCCGGTGGTCGGCTCGTCGAGAATGTAGAGCGTGCGTCCCGTCGAGCGCTTCGACAATTCCTTGGCGAGCTTGACGCGCTGCGCCTCGCCGCCGGACAGCGTATTGGCCTGCTGGCCGACCTTGATATAGCCGAGACCGACATCGAACAGCGACTGCAGCTTGTCGCGCACCGCCGGCACCGCCGAGAAGAACTCGACGCCTTCCTCGACCGTCATGTCGAGCACGTCGGCAATCGACTTTCCCTTGAAATGCACGTCCAGCGTCTCGCGATTGTAACGCTTGCCGTGGCAGACGTCGCAGGTGACGTAGACATCCGGCAGGAAATGCATCTCGATCTTGATCACCCCGTCGCCCTGGCAGGCCTCGCAACGGCCGCCCTTGACGTTGAAGGAGAAGCGGCCGGGCGCATAGCCGCGTGCCTTGGCCTCTGGCAGGCCGGCAAACCAGTCACGGATCGGCGTGAAGGCGCCGGTATAGGTGGCCGGGTTGGAGCGCGGCGTACGGCCGATCGGCGACTGGTCGATATCGATCACCTTGTCGATATGCTCGAACCCGTCGATCCGGTCATGCTCGGCCGGAATTTCGCGCGCCCCCATGACGCGGCGTGCGGCCGACTTATAGAGCGTCTCGATCAGGAACGTGGACTTGCCGCCGCCCGATACGCCGGTGACTGCCGTGAACACGCCAAGCGGAACCGCTGCGGTGACATTCTTCAGATTGTTGCCGCGCGCGCCGAAAACCTTGAGTTCCTTGCCCTTCTTGGGCTTGCGCCGCTCGGCCGGAACCGCAACGCCGAGCTCGCCCGACAGGTATTTACCGGTCAATGACTTCGGATTGGCCATCACCTGGCTCGGCGTGCCCTCGGCCACCACCGTGCCGCCATGAATGCCGGCCGCCGGTCCGATATCGACGACATAATCGGCCGTCAGGATCGCATCCTCGTCATGCTCGACGACGATCACGGTATTGCCGATGTCGCGCAGATGCTTCAGCGTGTCGAGGAGGCGGGCATTGTCGCGCTGGTGCAGGCCGATCGACGGCTCGTCGAGCACGTAAAGAACGCCCGTGAGGCCCGAGCCGATCTGCGAGGCAAGCCGGATGCGCTGGCTTTCGCCGCCCGACAGCGTGCCGGAGTTGCGCGACAGGCTCAGATAGTCGAGGCCGACATCGTTGAGGAACTGCAGCCGCTCGCGGATCTCCTTGAGGATACGCACCGCGATCTCGTTCTGCTTGGCATTCAGATGTTCCGGCAGGCCGGAAAACCAGTCGCGCGCCACCTTGATCGACATTTCGGTGGCTTCGCCGATATGCAGTTTGTTGATCTTCACCGCCAGCGCTTCGGGCTTAAGGCGATAGCCGGCGCAGGCCGGGCAGGGGGCTGCCGACATGTAGCGCTCGATTTCTTCGCGCGCCCAGGCGCTGTCGGTCTCCTTCCAGCGGCGCTCAAGATTGGGAACGATACCCTCGAAGGTCTTCACCGTCTTGTAGGAGCGTGCGCCATCGGCATAGTTGAACTCGATCTTTTCCTCGGTACCCTTGAGGATCGCGTCCTGTGCCGCCTTGGAGAGCTTGTCCCAGCGGTCCGACAGCTTGAAGCCGAACACCTTGCCGAGACCTTCGAGCGTCTGGTTGTAATAGGGCGACGACGACTTGGCCCAGGGCGCGATGGCACCGTCCTTCAGCGTGCGCCCCGGTTCCGGCACGATCAGGTTCTCGTCCACCTTCTGCTGCGAACCGAGGCCGTCGCAGGTCGGGCAGGCGCCGAACGGATTGTTGAACGAAAACAGCCGCGGCTCGATCTCCGGAATGGTGAAGCCGGAAACCGGGCAGGCGAATTTTTCCGAGAATAGAACCCGTTCATGGGTCTCGTTGAGCGACTTGTTGGCGGAGCCACCGGCTGCAGTTTCATTGGCGGGCAGGGGCTTGTCGGCGAATTCCGCCACGGCCAGGCCATCGGCAAGCTTCAGCGAAGTTTCAAGGCTGTCCGCCAGGCGCGCACCGATATCCGCCCGCACCACGAGGCGGTCGACGACGACGTCGATGTCGTGCTTGTATTTCTTGTCGAGTGCCGGAACATCGGCAATCTCGTAGAACTGGCCATCCACCTTGACGCGCTGAAAGCCCTTCTTCATCAGGTCGGCGAGTTCCTTCTTGTACTCGCCCTTGCGGCCGCGGATCATCGGCGCAAGGATGTAGAGGCGCGTTCCTTCCTCGAAGGCCAGCACCCGGTCGACCATCTGGCTGACCGTCTGGCTTTCGATCGGAAGCCCCGTCGCCGGAGAATAGGGCACGCCGACGCGGGCGAAGAGCAGACGCATATAGTCGTAGATCTCGGTAACCGTGCCGACCGTCGAGCGCGGATTGCGCGAGGTCGTCTTCTGCTCGATCGAGATCGCCGGCGACAGGCCCTCGATCTGGTCGACATCTGGCTTCTGCATCATTTCCAGGAACTGTCGCGCATAGGCCGACAGGCTTTCCACATAACGCCGCTGGCCTTCCGCATAGATCGTGTCGAAGGCAAGCGAGGATTTGCCGGACCCCGACAAGCCGGTCATCACGATCAGCGAATTGCGGGGCAGGTCGAGATCGATGCCCTTCAAATTGTGCTCGCGTGCACCACGTATGGAAATGGTCTTGAGTTCGCTCATCATCATGCCTTTGGGGAGGCCCGCTTTCGGGATTGAAGGCCCTTATGTAGTCATTGATGTCAGACTGTCGAGGCGAAACTGCCGCATTTGCCAAGCGTTCCGACTCCGTTGACAGCACTATAGGAATAAAATAGAACAAATAAAGAACAAAATATACGAAAGCTGACCATCATTCAGGCCTTTAGGATTTTGCCTGTGGATTGTCGGCGGTAGGGCAGGCGCTGCGCCCGACCTATGGTTTAAGGTGCGCCACTGTTTTTGAAGCTGCGGGAATGCGCGGCGAGCTAAGGTGAGAAGATTATGGCAGGTAGCGTCAACAAGGTCATCCTGATCGGCAATGTGGGAGCAGACCCCGAAATCCGTCGGACCCAGGACGGCCGTCCGATCGCCAACCTTCGCATTGCGACGTCCGAAACCTGGCGTGACCG
Protein-coding sequences here:
- the uvrA gene encoding excinuclease ABC subunit UvrA, with translation MSELKTISIRGAREHNLKGIDLDLPRNSLIVMTGLSGSGKSSLAFDTIYAEGQRRYVESLSAYARQFLEMMQKPDVDQIEGLSPAISIEQKTTSRNPRSTVGTVTEIYDYMRLLFARVGVPYSPATGLPIESQTVSQMVDRVLAFEEGTRLYILAPMIRGRKGEYKKELADLMKKGFQRVKVDGQFYEIADVPALDKKYKHDIDVVVDRLVVRADIGARLADSLETSLKLADGLAVAEFADKPLPANETAAGGSANKSLNETHERVLFSEKFACPVSGFTIPEIEPRLFSFNNPFGACPTCDGLGSQQKVDENLIVPEPGRTLKDGAIAPWAKSSSPYYNQTLEGLGKVFGFKLSDRWDKLSKAAQDAILKGTEEKIEFNYADGARSYKTVKTFEGIVPNLERRWKETDSAWAREEIERYMSAAPCPACAGYRLKPEALAVKINKLHIGEATEMSIKVARDWFSGLPEHLNAKQNEIAVRILKEIRERLQFLNDVGLDYLSLSRNSGTLSGGESQRIRLASQIGSGLTGVLYVLDEPSIGLHQRDNARLLDTLKHLRDIGNTVIVVEHDEDAILTADYVVDIGPAAGIHGGTVVAEGTPSQVMANPKSLTGKYLSGELGVAVPAERRKPKKGKELKVFGARGNNLKNVTAAVPLGVFTAVTGVSGGGKSTFLIETLYKSAARRVMGAREIPAEHDRIDGFEHIDKVIDIDQSPIGRTPRSNPATYTGAFTPIRDWFAGLPEAKARGYAPGRFSFNVKGGRCEACQGDGVIKIEMHFLPDVYVTCDVCHGKRYNRETLDVHFKGKSIADVLDMTVEEGVEFFSAVPAVRDKLQSLFDVGLGYIKVGQQANTLSGGEAQRVKLAKELSKRSTGRTLYILDEPTTGLHFHDVAKLLEMLHELVNQGNSVIVIEHNLEVIKTADWIIDIGPEGGTGGGEVVATGTPEQIVKEERSYTGHFLKELLERRPVKKVQAAE
- a CDS encoding DUF72 domain-containing protein; this translates as MSKSGKIRTGIGGWTFDPWEGTFYPEKLPKKRQLEYASGKLSVIEVNGTYYGSQKPETFAKWASEVPDGFIFSLKASRFTTNRKVLAEAEESIGKFLNQGLVELGDHLGPLLWQFAPTKKFEPDDFEAFLKLLPEALEGLPLRHVVEVRHDSFKVPEFVALIEKYNVAPVCAEHFDYPMIADVTADFVYARLQKGSDDIATCYADTDMNAWAARLKTWAEGRVPGDLPLVDDARNVSRTPRDVFAFFIHEGKVNAPQGAMAMQDLVNKG